The Besnoitia besnoiti strain Bb-Ger1 chromosome IV, whole genome shotgun sequence genome contains a region encoding:
- a CDS encoding hypothetical protein (encoded by transcript BESB_053990) has product MEAPRSSVARDPSGAPALGSMSPPLSPLAAGVADAFIENSSSSSWLGDSSSSSCGREGFSASEAAEVCLRGSTETDFITARCAESLEATHLSKILGSRRPEDALHKEGSEEAEERHDAEAGEQPRGDTLSASSLRKIDLATRLADLRKALEGEALDMRLFSFSSIAETLRELERGSESDENSEDSEEDAGEDEEEEGSRGHEGLEAREEASEEGEESEAGGEQSDSEDDSAAAPKGLPVCMATEAREDAGAASAARKESSFTDACGTPSSSFSSSCASVSNSPSRLPRQMPGFLRPLDLSQKALAGSLSRMSTMTEVLPASAARKVSDADSGVSGAQTARSATAALESPRESEAECLSSRPEGLSPLVSSASRCEAECDEGWLPAASHADSSCTSPPDSPAASSVPVPSRGRGPLRASPVSSASVSTSSPSSASPCCSPLSSAFPMSPARLPRPSSGSDSASSSSASAAAVGSFAEPLAAPPRAAFPASARFSPLRSVSSSGERADADGGTPDSASPATESLVEAADKQLPLEAASFADEDSRESLGAAPMRFAPRSVLEADEPAPACGERRLPPPERAKAADREAELSSEQESDSANAQDSSVGSESPDCHRECAEVAPREQGADSECSRPRREGASVTLLPQFERNCSPAEKTEESGATEAAHEALAKPGRGRALPEGAEAGGDPPGEQRAEGEEGKGDTWNREGDAQTSGSFADVWQEWMVASRLVFGARRIAVYKKRLAFQSPAPSPSPSSRNSPASHASSLGGHGHADAPEASALEESPAEAGEGEKSRRVSQGGKDSPECGARERSEGDAGATHEAPEEKVEGEDGRESSGVRKTVISYRNFKRLKEKVPPSFAWFFTPATYAHLLRDLGGHIDCQLVVRTLLSAAFNQFVRRKCDAFVEPASRKLTRESFKRMLTSWSHDPTHIALAALKLQDEESQPGLLEFFVSYITERMFFFLDADRAGRIRVADLLNLSEFEKFMDIVYRPLGADFPECPQQLQPQFAFDIFCFLREENAILSEGVLASLFEALRVHICPQTYHLSPTVLHRLFASSRTHLRYHSLPPSSSCSSTAPTSFLIDSKQSSSASGGGSSPCSLPASAGGDLDKALEDAESRAETPPISRSVSPAEKLEKESLPAMKRETRFRSRQTLVPVLVSFGASIEARRRAQTAKRREHGSTCGYNSNEEEREELFRFLFALEICSSVWTEDPANVRALPASAITAALSYVWDLLDLDGEGRVGVEEIQALWKGVCLELRTTGLFPFIDELPEGSVELELLDRVRPAGKAFVTKEEFLQSHVESRVFAMYLLSPTFFSLFEQRERIPGAPLLPGRVFAPL; this is encoded by the exons atggaggcgccgcgttcTTCGGTTGCGCGCGACCCCTCTGGCGCGCCGGCTTTGGGCTCcatgtctccgcctctctcgcctttgGCAGCCGGCGTTGCTGACGCCTTTATCGAAaattcctcctcttcttcatggCTTGGTgattcctcgtcttcgtcttgcgGCCGCGAGGGTTTCTCTGCATCTGAAGCAGCAGAAGTCTGTCTTCGCGGATCCACGGAGACCGACTTCATTactgcgcgctgcgcggaATCGCTGGAGGCCACGCATCTGTCAAAGATTCTTGGCTCTCGCAGACCTGAAGATGCACTTCACAaggaaggaagcgaagaggcagaggaaagaCATGATGCCGAGGCAGGGGAGCAGCCGAGGGGCGACACGCTCAGCGCATCCTCCCTACGGAAAATTGATTTGGCGACGCGCCTTGCGGATCTTCGAAAGGCCTtagagggcgaggcgctcgacATGCGCCTCTTTTCGTTTTCCAGCATCGCTGAGACGCTTCGGGAGCTGGAAAGGggaagcgagagcgacgaaaaCTCAGAAGACtcagaggaggacgcgggcgaagacgaagaggaagaagggagTAGAGGACACGAGGGACTAGAGGCCAGAGAGGAGGCAtcagaggagggcgaggagagcgaagccgGGGGAGAACAAAGCGATTCAGAAGACGATTCAGCTGCGGCACCGAAAGGGTTGCCTGTCTGCATGGCGACGGAAGcccgcgaagacgcaggggCTGCCAGTGCTGCGCGCAAGGAGAGTTCATTCACTGATGCGTGCGGGACtccgtcctcttctttctcttcttcatgCGCTTCTGTCTCGaattcgccttcgcgcctccctcgccaaATGCCGGGctttctgcgtcctcttGACCTCTCCCAGAAGGCTCTGGCAGGCTCGCTCAGCCGCATGAGCACGATGACAGAAGTCCTTCcggcctctgccgctcgcAAGGTCTCTGACGCGGATTCCGGCGTCTCTGGAGCGCAGACAGCTCGTTCAGCCACAGCTGCGCTggagtcgccgcgcgagtccgAAGCCGAGTGCTTGTCTTCGCGCCCTGAAGGGCTTTCGCCGCTCGTCTCCTCAGCGTCGCGATGCGAGGCAGAGTGCGACGAAGGCTGGCTGCCGGCCGCAAGCCACGCTGATTCGTCTTGTACCTCTCCACCTGACTCGCCTGCTGCTTCATCTGTGCCTGTACCGTCTCGTGGGCGcgggccgctgcgcgcctctcctgtctcctcggcctctgtGTCCACTTCGTCTCCCTCATCTGCATCTccctgctgctcgcctcttTCTTCAGCCTTTCCCATGTctcccgcgcggcttccCCGTCCCTCGAGCGGCTCAGAttcggcttcttcgtcttctgcctcggcCGCTGCGGTTGGCTCCTTCGCAGAGCCTCTTGCCGCgcccccgcgggcggcgtttCCAGCTTCCGCTCGTTTTTCTCCCCTTCGCTCTGTATCCTCTTCAGGGGAACGCGctgacgccgacggcggtACGCCGGACAGTGCTAGTCCAGCGACTGAGTCTCtcgtcgaggctgcggacaAACAGCTCCCTCTGGAGGCAGCGTCCTTCGCCGACGAGGACTCGCGAGAGTCTCTCGGAGCCGCGCCAATGAGATTCGCACCTCGCAGCGTATTGGAGGCCGACGAGCCTGCCCCTGCTTgtggcgagcgccgccttccgccccCAGAACGCGCGAAAGCCGCCGATCGGGAAGCAGAACTCTCGAGCGAACAGGAATCTGACTCGGCAAATGCACAGGACTCGTCCGTAGGGAGCGAATCTCCTGATTGCCATCGCGAGTGCGCGGAAGTTGCGCCAAGGGAACAAGGTGCAGATTCTGAatgctcgcggccgcgtagAGAAGGCGCATCGGTAACTCTCCTACCACAATTTGAGAGGAACTGCAGTCCAGCGGAGAAAACAGAGGAATCGGGCGCTACAGAGGCAGCGCACGAAGCACTAGCGAAGCCGGGTAGAGGCCGCGCCCTACCGGAGGgggcagaggcaggcggagaccCGCCGGGCGAGCAGCGTGCTGAGGGGGAAGAAGGCAAGGGCGACACTTGGAATCGAGAGGGAGACGCTCAAACCTCCGGAAGCTTCGCAGATGTCTGGCAGGAGTGGATGGTTGCGAGTCGTTTGGttttcggcgcgcgccggatTGCGGTCTACAAGAAGCGCCTGGCTTTTCAAAGTCCTGCaccttctccctcgccgtcaTCTCGCAACTCTCCTGCGTCTCACGCTTCATCGTTGGGGGGACACGGGCATGCAGACGCTCCCGAGGCGTCCGCACTCGAAGAGTCGCCGGCAGAagccggcgagggagagaagagtcGACGAGTTTCACAAGGTGGAAAGGATTCTCCGGAATGCGGGGCGCGTGAaaggagcgaaggcgacgcaggcgcgacgcaTGAAGCCCCAGAGGAGAAAgtggaaggcgaagacggcagAGAGAGTTCAGGCGTCAGGAAGACCGTTATTTCGTATCGCAACTTCAAGCGA CTCAAGGAGAAAGTCCCGCCTTCTTTCGCCTGGTTTTTTACTCCCGCGACCTACGCACACCTGCTGCGGGACCTCGGCGGCCATATCGACTGCCAACTGGTTGTGCGAACTCTTCTCAGCGCAG caTTTAATCAGTTCGTGCGGCGGAAGTGCGATGCCTTTGTGGAGCCCGCGTCTCGAAAACTAACGAGGGAG AGCTTCAAGCGCATGCTCACGTCGTGGAGCCACGACCCGACGCACAtcgccctcgctgcgctgAAGCTGCAAGACGAAGAGTCGCAGCCTGGTCTCCTCGAGTTCTTCGTTTCCTATATC ACCGAGCGCatgtttttcttcctcgacgcCGACCGGGCGGGTCGGATCCGCGTGGCAGACCTCCTGAATCTTTCCGAGTTTGAAAAGTTCATGGACATCGTCTACAGGCCG CTGGGGGCGGATTTTCCCGAGtgcccgcagcagctgcagcctcagTTCGCCTTTGACATTTTCT GTTttctgcgcgaggagaacgCCATCCTTTCAGAAGGTGTTCTGGCGTCGCTTTTCgaagcgctgcgcgtgcATATTTGCCCTCAAACGTATCATCTCTCGCCTACCGTACTTCACCGTTtgttcgcctcgtcgcgcacgCACCTGCGGTACCATTCGCTtcccccttcctcctcttgctCTTCAACGGCTCCAACTTCTTTTCTGATCGACAGCAAAcagtcgtcctccgcctcgggcggcggctcgtCTCCCTGCTCGTTGCCGGCCtcagcgggcggcgacctcgacaaggcgctggaggacgccgagagcaGGGCGGAGACACCGCCAATCTCCCGGTCTGTGTCGCCCGCCGAGAAGCTCGAAAAGGAGTCCCTCCCGGCGATGAAGCGAGAAACGCGATTCAGGTCGCGGCAGACTCTCGTGCCTGTGCTGGTGAGCTTCGGGGCTTCAATcgaagcgcggagacgagcgcagacggcgaagcgccgcgaacaCGGCTCTACATGTGGATACAACTCTAATGAAGAA GAACGAGAAGAgctcttccgcttcctcttcgcgctggAAATCTGCTCGAGTGTCTGGACAGAGGACCCTGCCAACGTTCGCGCCTTGCCGGCTTCG GCGATcaccgcggcgctctcctaCGTGTGGGACTTGCTAGACCTGGATGGAGAGGgtcgcgtcggcgtcgaaGAGATTCAGGCCCTCTGGAAG GGCGTTTGCCTGGAGCTGCGCACGACGGGTCTCTTCCCGTTCATCGATGAGCTCCCGGAGGGCTCTGTGGAGCTGGAGTTGCTCGACCGGGTGCGCCCCGCTGGCAAGGCCTTCGTCACAAAGGAAGAGTTCCTTCAGAGTCAC GTAGAGTCTCGGGTCTTCGCCATGTACCTCCTCTCTCCGACATTTTTTTCGCTCTTTGAGCAGCGCGAAAGAATTCCAGGA gcgccgcttcttccggGGCGTGTTTTCGCGCCTCTCTAG